The DNA region AGAAGCGCGTACTTGTTATTCTCATCTAGCGGGAGAATTGGGTGTGGGACTGTTTGAATTTTTAATAGAAAATCAGTATATAGAAAACAATAATCATGAAGTTAGTATATCCAAGGAGGGGGTAACTTTTTTTAAAGGAATGGGTATCAAAGCACCTGAATCTTTAAACGGAAAACTTTGCATGGATTGGAGTGAAAGAAAATTCCATCTTGCAGGTTCCTTAGGATCAGCACTTTGCTCGGCTTTTTTGCGACAAGGTTGGATCGTAAAATCTACTAAAAATAGAAGCATAACGTTGTCAGCGAGTTCCCCTGAATGGTTGAAATCTATTGATAGAAATCTTAAGCTAATAAAAAATCATG from Enterococcus sp. 9D6_DIV0238 includes:
- a CDS encoding ArsR/SmtB family transcription factor; translated protein: MNGIPDLPETLQLIGDPTRIELLTILIDHRYYTVTELSKRTKVSLSTVSYHLKKLSIIGWIDTYKQGRNVYYGLTNDSLAAIIESLMTISAPKKINSYNQKKEYLEIKEARTCYSHLAGELGVGLFEFLIENQYIENNNHEVSISKEGVTFFKGMGIKAPESLNGKLCMDWSERKFHLAGSLGSALCSAFLRQGWIVKSTKNRSITLSASSPEWLKSIDRNLKLIKNHDKRSGTQMKKIGE